ACGCTGACCGCCGCCGAGATCGAGGATCTGCCGGTGCAGGAACTGCAGGACGTGGTCAATCTGCAGGCGGGGGTCGTGGACGGGCACTTCCGCGGGGGGCGGATCGGCGAGGTGCAGTTCCAGGTCGACGGCGTCACCGTGAACAACGCCTACGACAACAAGTCCAGCCTCCGCTTGGACCGTTCTCTCCTGCAGGAGGTGCAGGTGATCAGCGGCACTTTCGACGCCGAGTACGGCCAGGCGATGAGCGGCGTCGTGAACGCCGTCCTTCGGCGGGGGACTCCGGAATTCCGCTGGAGCATCGAGGCGTTCACCGGCGACCACGTGATGACCGGCGGCGAGGATCGCCGTTTTACCGCCGATCCGACAAAGCCCGCCTCCGTGCGGAACACGCAGTTCACCCTGAGCGGCCCCACGGGCCTCCCGGAGACGGTCTTCCTCTTGAACGCGCAGCGCTACACGGACCAGAGCTTCGTCATCGCGGAGCGGCGCTTCCTCCCGACGGACGACTCCGATTTCGAGAACAAGATCTATTATCCGAACGGAGACAGCACGGAAGTTCCCCTCGGATTCTCCAAGGAATGGTCCGGCGCGGTGAAGATCACCAACACCTCCCTGGGGAAAGTCCGCGTCTCCTATCAGGCCATCCTCAACCACATCGAGAACAAGCGGGCCGATTTCGCGTACCGCTACAATCCCGAGGGATTGGCGACGCAGAGGACCTTCTCGCTCGTCCACGGCATCGACGTCAATCACGACCTGAACGGCTCTTTCTTCTATAACCTGAGCCTTCGCCACAACTATTTCGATTATTCCGACTACGTCTACGAGGACGTGTACGACGTTCGGTACGACCAGGCCGGACCGACGGTCTCGGACGACAACTACGAGCCGGGCGCTTTCATCCAGGGCGTGGATTTCACCCGCTTCGAGCAGAGAACCGAGACGTTTCTGCTGAAGACCTCCCTGGTCGGCCAGGCGACGCAGGAACATATGGTCAAGGTGGGCGGCGAGATCCAGTTGCCGGCGATTCGTTTCGGAACGCCCGGCCATCTGGTGTACACCACCGTGGACGGCGTGGAAGCCCTGGTGCGGCACGTGGAAGATTCGCCGGACTTTCCGCAGGTGAGCGAGTACGAGCCGGTGATCGGCGCCGCCTTCGCGCAGGACCAGGTGGAGTGGAACGACGTTACCCTGCGCGCGGGGCTGCGGTTCGATTACTTCGACGCCCGCTCCACCGTCCCCGGCGATCCGGCCAATCCGGCGAACTCCATCAGCGGCGCCCCCGAGTCGCACCCGCGGGATACGAGCCGGAAGGCCTTTCTCTCCCCCCGGTTGGGCGTGGCCTATCCGATCACGGACCGGGCGGCGCTTCATTTCGCCTACGGTCATTTCGTTCAGTTCCCGCCCATCGGCAGGATCTTCGACAACGCGGACTATCGAATTCTCAAGGATCTGCAGGCGGGCGGCATCGATTACGGCGTCATGGGGAACCCGGACATCGGGCCGGAGAAGACGATCCAGTACGAGTTCGGATACAAACAGGCGATCACGCCGGATCTCGGCATGGACCTGACCCTCTTCTACAAGGACATCCGCGATCTGATCGGCGTCGAATTCGTCTCCACCTATAACGCCGCCGAGTACGCCCGCCTGACCAACATCGATTTCGGGAGCGTCGTCGGCTTCACGCTGGCGCTGGACCGGCGGCGCGTCGGCATGCTGAGCGCCTCGATGGATTACACCTGGCAGATGGCTCGGGGGAACTCGAGCGATCCCCGGGAGACGGCGACCCGCGCCGAGGCGGGGGAGGACCCGCGCCCCCGGCAGATCCCCTTCGACTGGGACCAGAGACACACCTTCAACATGACGGTGAGCCTCTCCCGGCCGGAGAACTTCACGGTGAGCGCCATCCTGCGCGCGGCGAGCGGCCAGCCCTACACGCCGGTGTTGGAGTCCGGCTTCGGCTACGGCCTCGAGGCGAACTCGGGCCGGAAGCCGGCGTCGGCGCTGATCGATCTGCGCGCGGAAAAGGCGGTCCGGACCGCCCGCGGGAAGATGAGCGTCTTCTGCCGCGTCTTCAATCTGCTCGACGAGAGGTTCTTCAACGGTTTCATTTTTCCCGACACGGGGAGCCCCTACTATTCGCGGTTCCCCGTCGCCAACGCGGTATCCCTGTCCGATCCCACGCGCTTCTACGAGGCGCGCCGGATCGAGCTGGGCTTGAAATTCGGCATGGGAGGGTAGGCGAAGTGCGGACGGGCCTCTTCCATTCCAAGAAGACGAGGGAAAAGGGAGCCGGCCGGCGGGCGAAGCGGCTCCGCCTTCTCGGCGCCGCGGCGGCGCTGTCGCTCCTGTGCGTATCGAAGCCGGCGGGCGAACTCCAGCCGTTGGTCTCCGCGGACGAGCGCGGCCGAGTCGACGCCGAGCGCGCGGGGCACCACGACGCGGCCGACCTCCGCACGATCTTCTACAACTTCGGGATGGTGGGGGACTATCCGCCCGACCCGGGGAACGTGGACCTTTCCGTGTTCCACTCCGCCGAGGTTCCGAAGGGGAGCGGCATGAATTACTGCGACGGCATCACCCCCTTCGTGCTCGCCAAGATCACCCAGAGGAACGGGCTGGACGCCTACATCATGGAGACCGGGTTCCGGGAGAGGCAGGGGATCTCCCCCTACTACAACCGGGTCATGCGTTTTGAACCCAGGCCCGGCTATTTCCAGGCGGATCCGACTCTGAACCTCGCCCGCTCCCCGGCGGTGAGCCATGATCCGCGCACCTGGCCGTACCAGTGGCCGGACCGCATGGACGATCCGGACGATCCGGGCTGGTCGGGGGATTGGAACGGTTACTTCGGAAAGAGGGCGGCGGCGGACCAGGAAAGCTACACCGTCATGGACGATGACTTCTACGACGCCTGGGACTTCTACCCGGACAGCCGCGACTCGACCCGTCACGGGCTCGGGCTCCGGATCGAGGTGCGCGGTTTCCAGTGGTCCAACCCCCAGGCGAGCAACGTCATCTTCTGGCACTACGACATCACCAACGAGGGGACCACCGACTACAACGACAACATCATTTTCGGTCTCTATATGGATTCGGGCGTCGGCGGCTCGGCTCTTTCCTGCGACGGGATCTATGAGTCCGACGACGACAACGCCTACTTCGACAAGTCGTCGGGTCTCAATTTGGTTTACACCTGGGACAAATACGGACACGGCGTGGACCTCTCCGGCAAATGCGGCGACACCGGCTATCTCGGCTACGCCTATCTGGAGACCCCCGGCGCTCCGCTGGACGGGATCGACAACGACGAAGACGGCATCCTGAACGAAAGGCGGGACGGCGGCCCCGGCGAGAAGATCGTCGGCAGGGACGCCATCCGCGCGTGGACCTCCCTCTACTACGACATGGACAAGTTCGAGGAGACCTACGGCCTCCTCACGGAGCGGCCGGCTTACAAAATCGGCGAGTGGTGGACCGGCGACGAGGACATGGACTGGAACCCGGAGTTGCACGACGTCGGCGCCGACGGCGTTCCCGAGACGGAGGACACCGGCGAAGGGGACGGCATGCCGACCGCCGGAGAGCCCTACTTCGACGAGACGGATCTGAACGAATCGGACATGATCGGTCTCACCGGGTTCAAGATGAACCGGATCCGCGCCGGGCAGGGGAATCCGAACCCGGAGGTGGACGGCATCCTCTTCTACATGAACGACGCGCGCTGGCCCGAGCGCCTCTACGATCAGTTCACCGATCCGAACGCGGCGGACCGCTTCGACTCGGCGCTCGCCGCGAACTACAACATCGGATTCCTCTTCGCCTCCGGACCCTTCATCCTCCGCGCCGGCCAGACGGAGCGGTTCAGCCTCGCCCTCGCCTATGGCGCCAATCTGGGCGAACTGCGCAACACGGTGAAAACGGTCCAGCAGATCTACGACGCGAACTATCAGTTCGCCGTGCCGCCGCCGCTCCCCACGCTGACCGCGGAAACGGGCGACGGCTTCGTGCGGCTCTCCTGGGACGACCAGGCGGAGCACGGTTTCGACCCGGTCACCTTCACCAACGATTTCGAGGGGTACAGGATCTATCGCTCCACCGATCCGGAGTTCCGCGATCCCCGGGTGATCACCACCGGGTCCGGCACCGGCCCCATCGGCAACGGCCGGCCGATCGCACAGTTCGACGTGGCCGACTCGATCGCGGGGTATTCGAACCAGACCTGGGAAGGGGTGGCTTACTGGCTGGGGGACGAAACGGGGATCACGCACACCTGGACCGACTCGACGGTGACCAACGGGCGGAAGTACTACTACGCGGTCACCTCCTACGATTACGGATCCGATTCGCTCGGCTTCTATCCCTCCGAAAACTCGATCAACGTCTCCCGGACCCCCCGAGGGGGCGAGATCCTGCCGCAGAACGTGGTGGCGGTCCGGCCGGAGCCGAAGGTCACCGGGTACGTGCGGGCCGAGACGGACACGGTGGCGCACCGGGAGGGGCGCGGCTCGGGCGAGGCGGAGATCCTGGTGGTGAACTCCAACCTCGTCCCGGACGAACACGTTTTCGAGATTCGATTCAAGACCCCCTCGGAGGACAGCCTGCGGGCCATTTCCTATTCGCTGGTCGACAGCACCGAAGGCCGGACCGTCTTCTCCCGCGGCATGGACTTGAACGGCGAGGGAACCGGACCGGTGGGGGACGGCATGCTTCCAGTGGTCCGCACGCCGGCCACCGTTTTCGTGGACAGCGCCGCCTCCGGGTTCGTCCCCGGCGGCCCGACGAACACGCGCCTGAAGATCTCCTATTTGGAGGTGCTCCCGATCAACCTGAGGCGGCCCGGCTTCCCGGACGACCTCACCGTCACCTTCTCGGACGACGTGGTGGACACGTCGCTGGCGATCTTCCCCCTTCCGGCGAAGCCGGCCAAGTTCCGCGTGGTCGCGCGCGCCGAAGAGGGGGACGGAAATCTCGATTTCCGATTCCGCGACGTGGACGGGGACGGCACCCTGAGCGATCCGTCGGAGTACGTCGACGTGGTCACCTATTCCGACGGACTTCCCGGAGTGCCGATGGTGACCTGGCGCGTCCAGCTCGACACGGTCGGCCAGGGGGAACGCGGAGAGATGATTCCGCCCGCCGGAGGGGACGTGTACGAGGTGTTCCTGACGCGTCCCTACGGCGCGGACGACGTCTTGGCCTTCCGGACAAGCGGCGAGCGGATCGACGAGGGGAAGGAAGAGGGGGCGGAGCTCGCCCCTTACGTGGTGCCCAATCCGTACGTGGGATCCGCCTCCTTCGAAGCGGAGAGGTACGCCACCTCCGGGCGGGGCGAGCGGCGGATCGAGTTCCGCGGCCTCCCCCGGGGCAGCACGATCCGGATCTACACGGTGACGGGGGAGCTGGTGCGGACGCTCCACCACGACGGATCGGACGACGGCGCCGTGGCCTGGGATCTGCGCACCAAGGACAACCTCGACGTCGCGCCCGGGCTGTACATCTATCACGTCGACGCGGGCCGGGTCGGCACGCACGTCGGCAAGTTCGCGATCATCAAATGAGCGGCGGAAGAAAAATGCGCTTCTTTACGATCGTCATCGCGCTCCTGATCCTGGCGTCGCCGGGGTGCGTCTTCGCCCAGAGCAAGACCGGGACGGCGATCGGGCAGTTCCTGCTCATCGAGCCGAGCGCGCGCTTCGCCGCCATGGGGAACGCGGGGGTGTCCGCGGCGGAGGGGATCCAGGGCGCCTATTACAACCCCGCCGCCGTCGGCGCCCTCGATCGCCGGGAGCTGATGTTCACGCACAGCACCTGGCTCGCGGACATTTCCTACGACTACGCCGCGCTGGCGATTCCGGTGCGGTCGCTCGGGACGTTCTTCGCGGCGGTGACGTCTCTGAACTCGGGAGAGATGGACGTGCGGACGGTCGAGCAACCGCTCGGAACGGGGGAGCGTTTCGACGCGGCGGATCTGGCGTTCGGTCTCGGTTACGGGCGGCGGATTACCGACCGCTTCGACGCGGGAGTGCAGATCAACTATGTGGACCAGCGGATCTGGCACAGTTCCCTCCGCACGGTTACGTTGAATGTGGGCACTCTCTACCGGATCACCGAGGGCGGGCTCCGCATCGGGTCGAGCCTCGTGAACTATGGAACGAAGGCCGGGTTCGGCGGGAGGGATCTCCGCATTCAGTATGACGCCGATACCGACATCTACGGCGACAACAGCTCCCTTCCCGCGGAGCAGCACACGGAGGAGTACGCCCTCCCCGTTCTGTTCCGCGTCGGCCTTCTCTGGCCGGTCCGGACCGGGGAGGAGCATCGGTTACTCACGGCGATCGACGCCTTCCACCCCAGCGACAACACGGAGAGCGTCAGCATGGGCGCGGAATGGATCTGGAAAGAGGCGTTTTCGGCGCGTGGCGGGTATCAAGACCTTTTCCAGCAGGACGCCGAGGTCGGTTGGACCTTCGGGCTCGGCTTCCGGCAGGTGATGGAGACCTACGGGTTCGATCTGGATTACGCCTGGGCGGACCATGGAAGACTGGAGGACACGCATCGCGTCACTTTCGTGGTGCGCTTCTGACGGACGCCGCGAAGGCGGTCCCGGAAGGTAGGAAACAACGATGAAACGAATGAAGTGGATGGTCGGAGCGCTCCTCCTCCTGACGGTGGCCGCGGCGGACGCGCAGATCACCGATGAGGCGCTTCTGGACTCGCTCCAGAGGACCGCTTTCGATTTTTTCTGGAATGAGGCGAATCCGACCACGGGATTGATCCGGGACCGGAGCGCATCCTGGTCCCCCTGCAGCATCGCTTCCACCGGGTTCGGCCTCACGGCGATCTGCATCGGCATCGAACACGGTTGGATCACACGCGAGCAGGGGAGGGAGAGGATCCTGGCGGCACTGCGGACCTTCTGGAACGCGCCCCAGGGGAGCGGTTCGAGCGGCTTCGCGGGCTACAAGGGGCTCTTCTATCACTTCCTGACCATGGACACCGCGGAGAGAACCTGGGACTGCGAGCTCTCCACCATCGACACGGCTCTTCTCTTCGCGGGCATTTTCGACGCGAAGGAATATTTCGACGGGACCGATTCCCTCGACGTGGAGGTTCGCTCTCTGGCCGACTCGATCACCACACGGGCGGAGTGGGATTGGATCCACTCCGGCTGGGGGATCCGGATGGGCTGGAAGCCGGACACCGGATTCTCCGGATACGGCGACTGGATCGGCTACAACGAGGCGATGATCCTCTACATCATCGCCCTCGGATCGCCCACGCATCCGGTGCCCGCCTACTCCTGGACCGCCTGGACGAGCGGCTACGACTGGCGGACCAACTACGGCTACACCTACGTGGAGTTCCCGCCCCTCTTCGGCCACCAGTATTCGCACTGCTGGATCGATTTCCGCTGCATCCAGGACGCCTACATGCAGTCGAAGGGGATCGATTATTTCGAGAACTCCCGGCGCGCCACGCTCGCCCAGAGGGCGTACTGCATCGACAATCCCGGCAACCACATCGGCTACAGCGACAGCCTCTGGGGAATCACCGCGGGGGACGGTCCCTTCGGCTACACGGCCCGCGGGGCGCCCCCCGGTCAGAACGACGACGGGACGATCACCCCCTCGGCGACGGTCAGTTCACTCCCCTTCGCGCCGGAGGTGGTCATGGCGGCCACCCGCAACATGTACAATGCGTACGGTTCCCAGCTCTGGATGGAGTACGGGTTCCGGGACGGTTTTAACCTCAACTACGCCTGGTGGGGGCCGGATGTGATCGGCATCTCCGAGGGCCCCATCCTTCTGATGATCGAGAACTACCTGAACGGTTCGGTCTGGAGCCGGTTCACGCAGAACGACGACATCCGGGCCGGTCTGGAAGCGGCGGGATTCACCGGCTGTTTCGTCGCCGTGGACGGGCCGGCGGAGGAGGAGTCGCCGACGGCGCTCCTCGCCGGGAACCGGCCCAATCCCTTCCGGGGGGAGACCACCATCTGGTTCCGCATGCCGGAGAGGGGTTCGGCGAGGCTGACGGTCTACAACGTGGCCGGGCGCGAGGTCGCCCGCCTCTTCGACGGAGAGAGGAGCGCCGGCTTCCACCAGATCGAGTGGAACGGCGCCGGGCTTCCGAGCGGCGTGTATTACTACCGCCTCCAAACGGAGACGGAGACTTTCATAAAGAGGTGCGTGCTTCTGAGGTAAGAGACAAACGAAGCGAGAGAGACGACCTATGTGCGAACCGGTCCGGAGGCGAGGAGGTGAGTGGACCGGCCGGTAGGATGACGGAGAGAGAAACCTGAAACCGAGAAAAGGAGAACGACAATGAAACGTAAGGGTAACGGAGCTTGGACGGCGCTTCTGGTCGTCGTCGCGGTGGCTTTCGCGGCGACCCAGGCGGCGGCGACGCCGGCCGTCAACTCGGTCGTGTTCCATCTGAACATCTGGGAAGACTGCCTCACGCACACGGTCTCCACCGTGAACAACTACCCGTCGCAGGTCTGCATCAACGACGATTGGACCTGCACGTCCGGGTACGCCGATCTGCACAACTGGCACCTCTCCGATGACGGAGTCGCGGGCGCCGTGTTCAACAACGGCGACGGCTTCCGTCTGAAAGCGGAGCTGGTGATCAGCGGAACGGGGAACGCCGAGGCGGGCCTGATGGTCGCTCCCTGGTGGGCCCAGAACACGGACGGGCGTTTCAACGTCCGGACCACGGACGGCGAGATCGCCTGCTTCGGCGGCCGCCTCCCCTTCTATTCCTTCACGGTGAACCACGGCATCAGCTACGTGAAGGGTGACGCGATCATCCTCGAGGTGATCTACCTTCCCAACGGTCTCTCGGTTACGAATCCGGCGACCATCACCTACAACCTCACCTACAACAGCGTGGACTACACCAGCGGCCCCATCGCGTTCGACGAGGGGAACCCGGCGGAGCCTTACGGCACCTGGGGAATGCTGGACAACGCCCGCGTCGGTGGGTACGTGCAGGAACTCCTCGGCGGCGCCGTGGGCCAGGTGCTGACGACCTGGTGCAGCTTCGAGTTCGAGGACCTCGGCGGTCCGACCGCGACCGAGGCGACCAGCTGGGGTGACGTGAAGACCCTCTTCCGGTAGATTCTCTATCTCAGACGGCACCGAGCCGCCTCCGCTTCGGCGGGGGCGGCTCTCTTTTTTCCCGCTCCGCCTTACTCCCCGAAGCCGGGAAGAATCACGCCGCGTTTTTCGTCGTAAAGATAGGGGCGCCTCTCCGGGAAGCATTCCTCGAGGAGTGTCCGATTCCTCTCCGGGCCCAGATCGTAGGCGAAGACGCGCTCCGCCGCCGCGAGATCGGGGTCGTTGTTCAAAAAGTCGATCTCCGGGTTGTGCGCCCGTCCGTAGCGGAGGAAGAGGATCGAGCCGGCGGGCGTCTTCCTCTCCACCTCGGAGTAGAAACGGGCGTGGGCGCGCGCCTTCGCTCTTCGATACTCCACGTGGAAGGGGAGGCGCGCCGCCGCGAGGCCGGTGCCCAGGAGGAAGAGGAGGATCACCGACCAGGCGGCCGCCGGTCGCCCCGCCCGCCGCGCCGCGGCGAGGGCGGAGCGCGCCCCGAGAAGGGGGAGCAGGAGGAGCGCCGGGGTGATCTCGTGGTAGTAACGCCCCCAGGGGAACCAATAGAGGAGGTAGGCGCCGTGGGAGAGCGCGATGAAAAGAAGCGTCCAGAGCGCCGTCCTCCTCCCGCCGGGGAGGGCGATTAGAGGAAGGAGGAAGAGGAAGAGAAGAGGGGGAGACGACTCTCCGGCGGTCATCGGGATCCGCATCCGGAAAAGAGTCCCCAGCGCGAACCCCGGCGTGTAGCGCAGTCGGTTCGGGTAGAGAATCGTTTCATTATATAGGCGCTTCCCGGGGCCGACCGGACGCTCCTCGATTTCCTCCTCACCGGAGGCGAAACCGAAGGTGTCCTCCGGCTGGCTCGTCCTGGCGTAGAGCTGCCACGGCGTGACCAGGGGGGAGCCTGTGACCGCCCGGTTGTAGGCGAGGCCCGTTCCGATCAGGAAGAGGAGAGGGATCCCCCCCGCCGCGATCGCCGCCGGCCGGAGGAGAGCCTTCCGCGCCTCCCGCCGCGATCCGATCAGCGCCGCCAGGAAGAGCGCGAGAACGGAGGCGTTCAGAGGGCGCGTCAGCCAGGCGAGGCCGAGGGCGGTTCCCGCGAGGGCCGCGTTCGCCCTCCCCCCGCGCTCCACGGCGCGCGCCGCGAAGTAGAGGGTTGCGAGAAGGAAGAGGAGATTCCCGGTCTGGGAGAGGTATGTGGTCGCGCTCTCCACCTGCGCCGGCGCGATCCCGAAGAGGAAAACGAGGAGCAGGGAGCCCCCGGCGCCGATCACCCTCTTTGCGAGAAGGCCGAGAAGAACCAGGGAGAGACCAGACGCGAGAAGAGGACCGATCCAAGGAATACCGGCCGCCGAACCGGGAAGGAGGAGGAGCGCATGGCCGGGCGGATACTTGGATGCGTAGACCGGGTCGGTCAATATATGGAAGGCGTCGAAGGCGACCCTGTCCGGTGGTGGGGGGAAGAAAAGCCGCCCGGCGAGAAAGGACTTCGCCTGGAAGAGGTAGGCGAACTCGTCGTGCACCACCGGTTGGAAACCATATCCCCGTCCCCCCCAGAGCCAGGCGTAGAAGACTGTGAGAAGAAGGGCGAGGAGCGGCAGGAGAAGGGGGAACCGGTTGTCCGCCCACGACTCGATCCGGTCCGCAGGGGGGGCGAGGCGCGCCGGAAGCGGTAGGAGGGAGAGGAGTGCGACCGCGACCACGGCGACCGCCGCCGCGAGATTCCCGCCGAAACCGATCGTCGCCGCGAGGAAGAGAAAGGCGGCGACCGGAATGATCCGGCGGACCTCCGACACGATTACCCTCCCATGGTCAACAAACACAATTACAATAGATTGTGTAACAAACCTCAACCGTATTCTAGGCGATGGTGCCTCTTTCTACTCATCCCTCGCAAAGCTCGATCAGGATTCCTCCCGTCCCCTTGGGATGAAGAAAGGCGATCTTCTTCCCCTCCGCGCCGAGACGCGGCTTCTCGTCCACCAGGGGGATGCCCGCCTCCTTCAACTCGGCGAGCGCACCCTCGATATCCTCGACATGGATGGCGAGGTGGTGAATACCGCTCCCTCTCTTGGCGAGGTACTTCCCGATCGGCCCCTCGTCCCGCGTGCTCTCCAGGAACTCGACCGACGTTTCGCCCACGCGGAAGCAGGTCGCCCGCACCCCCTGGTCCGGAATCTCCTCGCAGTGAGGCTCCCGACCATGGAAGAGCACCTTCAGAGCGGGACGCATCCCCTCCAGATCCTGAATCGCCACGCCCACATGATCGATTCGCTTGACTCGCAACGGTTCACTCCAATCGTTTCGTGTGTTTTCGAAGACCCTCGCGCCCTCTTCTCGCGCGCGCGGGCGATCTTACTCCGGGGTCTCTTCTCTTTTCGGCGAGCATTCGAACAGTTCGAGTAACTCGCCGGCGGCGGTGGTCGCCGGGAGGCGCCCCTCCGTCACCTCTTTCTCCAGTTGGGGGAGGCGTCGGCGCACCTCCGGATGCAAGAGGAATAGATCCCGCAGGCGGTCGCGCACCAGGGCGTGCATCCATTCCCTCTCCTGCGCCCGGCGGCGGCGCTCGAAAGCGCCGGAGTCGCGCGTGATCTCGACGAACCGCTCGATCGTCCGCCAGATCCCCTCGACCCCCTCGCCGGTCAGGGCGGAGGCGGCGAAGGCCTTCGTCGTCCATCCCTCCGTCGCCGGCCGCAGATAATGGAGCGCCTTCTCGTATTCCGACCGCGCCCTCTCGGCGGCGTCCCGGTTCCCGCCGTCCGCCTTGTTCACGAGCACCGCGTCGGCGATTTCCATGATCCCCTTCTTCATCCCCTGCAGCTCGTCCCCCGCGCCCGGGATCAGGAGGAGGAGGAAGAAGTCGACCATGGAGCGGACCACGATCTCGTTCTGTCCGACGCCGACCGTCTCGATCAGGATGACGTCGTACCCGGCCGCCTCGAAGAGGATCACCGTCTCCCTTGTTTTTCGGGTGACGCCGCCGAGCGTTCCGCCGGAGGGGGAGGGGCGGATGAAGGCGCCGGGATGGTTCGCCAGGTGTTCCATGCGGGTCTTGTCGCCGAGGATGCTCCCGCCGCTCACGCTGCTGGACGGATCGACGGCGGTCACCGCCACGCGATGGCCGCGGCCGGCCAGCTCCATGCCGACCGTCTCGATGAAGGTGCTTTTCCCGGCGCCGGGAACACCGGTCACGCCGACGCGGATCGATCGGCCCGCGCGGGGGAGAAGCGACTGCAACACCCCGCGCGCCCGGGCGAAGTCGGCGGGGGCGTTCGACTCGACGAGGGTGATCGCGCGGGCGAGCCGGTTGCGGTCGCCGGAGAGAACCCCCTCCACGTACTCCTCCGTGGAGAGGGGCGCCCTCTTCGCACCGGTCCGGAGCGGGGGAGGAGGGGGCTCCACTCCCTTGCGGACCTGCAGGGTCGGCTTGGGCTCTTCCCTCTCGGGATCGTTGTGGTTCGTTTCGTCGCGCGTCACGTCTCTACTCTTCCGGCTCTCCGTCGTAGCCGAGCCGCCTGTTCAGCTCCCGCAGGAGTTCCCGCGCCGCGTCGGGGATCACCGTTCCCGGCCCGAAGACCGCCGCCGCCCCCTGTTCGTAGAGGTAGGCGTAGTCCTGCGCGGGAATGACCCCGCCGGCGATCACCAGGATGTCTTCCCGGCCGAGCTTCTTCAACTCCTGAACCAGCTGCGGCAGGAGCGTCTTGTGTCCCGCCGCCAGGCTGCTCATGCCGACCATGTGGACGTCGTTTTCCACCGCCTGCCGCGCCGTCTCCTCCGGCGTCTGGAAGAGCGGCCCCACGTCGACGTCGAAGCCGAGATCGGCGAAGGCGGTGGCGACCACCTTGGCGCCGCGGTCGTGCCCGTCCTGTCCCATCTTGGCGACCAGGATCCGCGGGCGCCGCCCCTCGCGCTCCTCGAAACGCTCGATCATTTTACGGATCTCTCGAATGGCGTCCTCTCCCGCGTATTCGGAGGAGTAGACCCCCGAAACGGTCCTCGTCTCCGCCTTGTGGCGTCCCCACACGCTCTCCAGCGCGTCGCTGATCTCGCCGAGCGTACAGCGCGCCCGCGCCGCCTCCACGCTGAGGGCGAGGAGGTTTCCCTCGCCGGTTTCGGCCGAACGGGTGAGCGCCTCGAGCGCCGCCTTCACGGCGCCGGCGTCCCTCTCCTCCCTCAGCCGCCGGAGGCGCTCGATCTGCCGCCGACGCACCTCCGTGTTGTCCACCTCGAGGATCTCCAGGGGATCCTCCTTGTCGAGGCGATAACGGTTCACGCCGACGATCGTCTCCCTCCCGGAGTCGATGTGCGCCTGCCGGCGCGCCGCCGACTCCTCGATCCGCATCTTGGGGATACCCGTCTCGATCGCCTTCGCCATGCCTCCCAGCTTTTCCACCTCTTCGATGTGCTCCCAGGCGCGTTTCCGGATCCGGTCGGTGAGCGCCTCGAGGTAGTACGAGCCTCCCCAGGGATCGACGATCCGGCAAAGGCCGGTCTCTTCCTGCAGGTAGATCTGCGTGTTGCGGGCGATCCGCGCGGAGAAGTCGGTGGGGAGGGCGATCGCTTCGTCCAGCGCGTTGGTGTGCATCGACTGTGTATGGCCGAGGGCGGCCGCCATCGCCTCGATGCAGGTGCGGACCACGTTGTTGAAGGGGTCCTGCTCCGCCAGGCTCCATCCCGAGGTCTGGCTGTGCG
This Candidatus Eisenbacteria bacterium DNA region includes the following protein-coding sequences:
- the meaB gene encoding methylmalonyl Co-A mutase-associated GTPase MeaB is translated as MTRDETNHNDPEREEPKPTLQVRKGVEPPPPPLRTGAKRAPLSTEEYVEGVLSGDRNRLARAITLVESNAPADFARARGVLQSLLPRAGRSIRVGVTGVPGAGKSTFIETVGMELAGRGHRVAVTAVDPSSSVSGGSILGDKTRMEHLANHPGAFIRPSPSGGTLGGVTRKTRETVILFEAAGYDVILIETVGVGQNEIVVRSMVDFFLLLLIPGAGDELQGMKKGIMEIADAVLVNKADGGNRDAAERARSEYEKALHYLRPATEGWTTKAFAASALTGEGVEGIWRTIERFVEITRDSGAFERRRRAQEREWMHALVRDRLRDLFLLHPEVRRRLPQLEKEVTEGRLPATTAAGELLELFECSPKREETPE
- the scpA gene encoding methylmalonyl-CoA mutase — translated: MSRIPDYRNMEWSAPDPAFSREEWGRRVKKETGRDPEDLVWRTNEQIDVEPLYGPADTEGLEHIGYTAGIPPFLRGPYATMYVMRPWTVRQYAGFSTAEESNAFYRRNLAAGQKGLSVAFDLATHRGYDSDHPRVIGDVGKAGVAIDSILDMKILFDGIPLDRMSVSMTMNGAVLPVMAFYIVAALEQGAALEELAGTIQNDILKEFMVRNTYIYPPLPSMRIIADIIAYTAERMPKFNSISISGYHMQEAGATADLELAYTLADGLEYVRTGIAAGMDIDAFAPRLSFFWAQGMNYFMEVAKMRAARVIWATLMKRFHPKNPKSMALRTHSQTSGWSLAEQDPFNNVVRTCIEAMAAALGHTQSMHTNALDEAIALPTDFSARIARNTQIYLQEETGLCRIVDPWGGSYYLEALTDRIRKRAWEHIEEVEKLGGMAKAIETGIPKMRIEESAARRQAHIDSGRETIVGVNRYRLDKEDPLEILEVDNTEVRRRQIERLRRLREERDAGAVKAALEALTRSAETGEGNLLALSVEAARARCTLGEISDALESVWGRHKAETRTVSGVYSSEYAGEDAIREIRKMIERFEEREGRRPRILVAKMGQDGHDRGAKVVATAFADLGFDVDVGPLFQTPEETARQAVENDVHMVGMSSLAAGHKTLLPQLVQELKKLGREDILVIAGGVIPAQDYAYLYEQGAAAVFGPGTVIPDAARELLRELNRRLGYDGEPEE
- the mce gene encoding methylmalonyl-CoA epimerase — protein: MRPALKVLFHGREPHCEEIPDQGVRATCFRVGETSVEFLESTRDEGPIGKYLAKRGSGIHHLAIHVEDIEGALAELKEAGIPLVDEKPRLGAEGKKIAFLHPKGTGGILIELCEG
- a CDS encoding glycosyltransferase family 39 protein; protein product: MSEVRRIIPVAAFLFLAATIGFGGNLAAAVAVVAVALLSLLPLPARLAPPADRIESWADNRFPLLLPLLALLLTVFYAWLWGGRGYGFQPVVHDEFAYLFQAKSFLAGRLFFPPPPDRVAFDAFHILTDPVYASKYPPGHALLLLPGSAAGIPWIGPLLASGLSLVLLGLLAKRVIGAGGSLLLVFLFGIAPAQVESATTYLSQTGNLLFLLATLYFAARAVERGGRANAALAGTALGLAWLTRPLNASVLALFLAALIGSRREARKALLRPAAIAAGGIPLLFLIGTGLAYNRAVTGSPLVTPWQLYARTSQPEDTFGFASGEEEIEERPVGPGKRLYNETILYPNRLRYTPGFALGTLFRMRIPMTAGESSPPLLFLFLLPLIALPGGRRTALWTLLFIALSHGAYLLYWFPWGRYYHEITPALLLLPLLGARSALAAARRAGRPAAAWSVILLFLLGTGLAAARLPFHVEYRRAKARAHARFYSEVERKTPAGSILFLRYGRAHNPEIDFLNNDPDLAAAERVFAYDLGPERNRTLLEECFPERRPYLYDEKRGVILPGFGE